The Quercus robur chromosome 7, dhQueRobu3.1, whole genome shotgun sequence genome has a segment encoding these proteins:
- the LOC126693530 gene encoding UPF0481 protein At3g47200-like, whose protein sequence is MPGREEGETSIGITEEPQVPSISIGITNLKAKLEKIREAKKNVMNQSQTPKIQKVIFYLREQDDFHKNYEPKVVSLGPIHHGNPNYQLGENYKLLLTYEFIEGFIKGSGKNMEDVYNMIKEKIYELRTCFEEELTKAYDDEALTSILFVDGCAILQYIYCATNNKFKELNIKTDSVAFGQQDLFLLENQLPYRLLTWLMSLSVKKEELSKSIETYIDSHVKVPEDQQSNWLSWRLCQRSKPQQAQSAKEESHYEVKLQDHTISVAKEPVHLLDHLRTRMLHGQGYIHDGKVGEINQNIQNVQEYWQSYRNVQELKTAGIHLKRGENCYLSEIKFTKQFLFRGQLHLPPIVVDDSTRPKFLNLIAYERCLDFENDFGVTSYISFLDSLIDEAYDVKKLRKAQILHNFLGSDEEVAKLFNEIGTDLVPNIEIYRDVRSQIQKHYRSKWMTWIAQVFHDYFSSPWTFIAFFGALLALALTITQTWYSVNSPPGPCDNFCKNLTPK, encoded by the coding sequence ATGCCCGGAAGAGAAGAAGGTGAAACAAGCATAGGTATCACTGAGGAGCCCCAGGTGCCCAGCATTTCAATCGGAATTACTAATCTCAAGGCAAAGCTTGAAAAAATAAGGGAggcaaaaaaaaatgtgatgaATCAATCTCAAACACCAAAGATACAAAAGGTTATATTCTATCTGCGAGAACAAGACGATTTCCACAAGAATTATGAGCCAAAAGTGGTATCACTCGGTCCGATCCATCATGGTAATCCAAATTACCAGCTAGGAGAGAATTACAAGCTACTGTTGACATATGAATTCATTGAAGGTTTCATTAAAGGTAGCGGTAAGAATATGGAAGATGTATACAACATGATTAAGGAGAAAATCTATGAATTGAGGACATGCTTCGAGGAGGAGTTGACCAAGGCATATGATGATGAGGCTCTCACTTCGATTTTGTTCGTGGATGGCTGTGCAATATTACAGTACATATATTGTGCAACTAACAACAAGTTCAAAGAGTTGAATATAAAAACGGATAGTGTAGCATTTGGGCAACAGGATTTGTTCTTGCTGGAGAATCAACTTCCCTATCGTCTACTCACATGGTTGATGAGCTTGAGtgtgaagaaagaagaattgaGCAAATCAATTGAAACTTACATTGACTCGCACGTTAAGGTACCAGAGGATCAGCAATCGAATTGGTTATCGTGGAGACTCTGCCAAAGATCGAAGCCACAACAAGCACAAAGTGCGAAAGAAGAAAGCCACTATGAGGTGAAGCTACAAGATCATACCATATCAGTGGCTAAAGAGCCCGTCCATCTTCTTGACCATCTGAGGACACGAATGCTTCATGGACAAGGGTACATTCATGATGGAAAGGTTGGTGAAATCAACCAAAATATACAAAATGTCCAAGAGTACTGGCAATCCTATCGCAATGTCCAGGAGCTTAAAACAGCAGGTATCCATTTGAAACGTGGTGAAAATTGTTACTTGAGTGAGATAAAATTCActaaacaatttctttttcgtGGACAACTTCACCTTCCTCCAATTGTTGTGGATGACTCAACAAGGCCTAAGTTCCTGAACTTGATAGCATATGAAAGGTGTCtggattttgaaaatgattttggGGTCACCTCTTATATATCCTTCCTTGATTCACTAATCGATGAAGCCTACGATGTTAAGAAGCTAAGGAAAGCACAGATACTCCACAATTTCCTTGGCAGCGATGAAGAAGTGGCTAAACTTTTCAATGAGATAGGCACCGACTTGGTGCCTAACATCGAAATATACAGGGATGTCAGATCACAAATTCAGAAGCACTATAGGAGCAAGTGGATGACCTGGATAGCTCAAGTCTTTCACGACTATTTCAGTAGTCCCTGGACGTTCATTGCTTTCTTTGGCGCATTGTTAGCACTTGCTCTAACTATCACTCAGACTTGGTATTCTGTCAACTCTCCCCCAGGACCCTGCGATAACTTCTGCAAAAACTTAACACCAAAGTAA
- the LOC126691448 gene encoding zinc finger BED domain-containing protein RICESLEEPER 1-like produces the protein MNGLNERLKADSQVSLSALKYELAIHPRFPHPVYSSLRLKADSKYHYLPSSLKPIHPRFSSRILVMETNTNEPFVQTPAATEDDIPTQVEDSAATQAASQAKAAAASELPPVPPCQVSMTAPVSGSCSGRKKSVVWGHFEKVKIGEDDTSKTKAICNYCQKSYNADSKSCGTSNLLAHVPICPKNPNREDVVKGQKTLAFVPKKDGEDGLHLVSTSFSIEASRKALAEMVIIDELPFRYVEGYGFKKFVSTLQPKLRLKDIPSRQTVVRDVIGIYNSEREKLRKSLKGCRVCLTTNTWTSIQNLNYMCLTCHFIDDAWKLHKRILNFCKVEDHKGETIGRKIEMSLREWGIDGIFTLIVDNASSNLTTIKFLQRVTKDWNGAVLGNEYMHMRCRAHILNLIVGEGLKEIDASVAKVREAVRYVKSSPNRSQTFKSFMERLGMESKSLLSLDVPTRWNSTYIMLETAEKFEKVFFRMDFEDDGYLSYFRTKEDSGGLGSPCMIDFQNCRVFVTFLRLFYNATKKFSGSLYVTSNAFYDEIFVIQESISNLVKSQNTLLKSTATNMQTKFEKYWGEGEKINPLLYVAVVFDPRKKLRFLKFSFFEIYGNAVAEVMVDKVKDLLFKLHNFYNCIHSPNVQDQSGSERTELETDASDPYVMVHSRYERFFQVEQSVGCSNELERYQVLFKVVKDVLAVPVSTVASESAFSTGGQIVDPFRSALSPLMVQNLVCSQNWLQATVPISHRQSRDDVEALEEELLDLGYMGVEQFTA, from the exons atgaatggTCTTAATGAGA gATTGAAAGCTGACTCCCAAGTATCATTATCTGCCCTTAAGTATGAGCTTGCCATACACCCACGGTTTCCTCATCCCGTGTACTCTTCACTAA GATTGAAAGCTGATTCCAAGTATCATTATCTGCCCTCAAGTTTGAAACCCATACACCCACGGTTTTCTTCAAG GATACTG gtcATGGAAACCAACACTAATGAACCCTTTGTCCAAACACCAGCTGCTACAGAAGATGATATTCCCACCCAAGTTGAGGATTCTGCTGCTACCCAAGCTGCTTCCCAAGCTAAAGCAGCTGCTGCTTCTGAGTTGCCCCCAGTTCCACCATGCCAAGTGAGTATGACAGCTCCTGTTAGTGGTAGTTGTAGTGGTAGGAAAAAGTCTGTTGTTTGGGGTCACtttgaaaaagtaaagataGGTGAGGATGATACTAGTAAGACTAAGGCTATTTGTAATTATTGTCAAAAATCTTATAATGCTGATAGTAAGAGTTGTGGTACCAGTAATTTGTTAGCTCATGTGCCAATATGTCCCAAGAACCCTAATAGAGAAGATGTAGTTAAAGGGCAGAAAACATTAgcttttgtacccaaaaaggaTGGAGAAGACGGATTGCACCTTGTGTCAACATCCTTTTCTATTGAGGCTTCTAGAAAGGCATTGGCTGAAATGGTTATAATTGATGAGTTGCCTTTTAGGTATGTCGAGGGGTATGGGTTTAAGAAATTTGTTAGTACCTTGCAACCTAAGCTTAGATTAAAGGATATCCCATCTCGTCAAACTGTGGTTAGGGATGTGATTGGCATTTataatagtgagagagagaagctaaGGAAATCCTTGAAGGGTTGTAGGGTGTGTCTCACTACGAACACATGGacttctattcaaaatttaaattatatgtgtCTGACTTGTCACTTTATTGATGATGCTTGGAAATTGCATAAGAgaattctaaatttttgtaaAGTTGAAGACCACAAGGGGGAGACTATAGGTAGAAAGATTGAGATGTCGTTGCGTGAGTGGGGTATTGATGGGATATTCACCTTGATAGTAGATAATGCTAGCTcaaatttaacaacaattaaatttttgcaaaGGGTGACTAAAGATTGGAATGGGGCAGTTTTAGGAAATGAGTACATGCACATGAGGTGTCGTGCCCATATCCTAAATCTCATTGTGGGGGAGGGTTTAAAAGAGATAGATGCATCTGTTGCTAAGGTGCGTGAAGCTGTGAGGTATGTGAAGTCCTCACCCAATAGAAGTCAAACTTTTAAGAGTTTTATGGAGAGGTTAGGTATGGAGTCCAAGAGTCTTCTCAGTCTAGATGTACCTACTAGGTGGAACTCGACCTATATCATGTTAGAAACTGctgaaaaatttgagaaagtgtTTTTCCGAATGGATTTTGAAGATGATGGTTATTTGTCGTACTTTAGGACCAAGGAAGATAGTGGTGGTTTGGGGTCTCCATGTATGATTGATTTCCAAAATTGTAGGGTGTTTGTGACTTTCTTAAGGCTGTTTTATAATGCAACAAAGAAATTTTCTGGTTCATTGTATGTTACTTCAAATGCCTTCTATGATGAGATCTTTGTTATTCAGGAGAGTATTTCCAATTTAGTTAAATCCCAAAACACTCTCTTGAAAAGCACAGCCACAAACATGCAAACTAAGTTTGAGAAGTATTGGGGGGAAGGGGAGAAAATTAATCCTCTTTTGTATGTGGCTGTGGTCTTTGATCCACgaaaaaaattgaggtttttgaagttttcattttttgaaatttatgggAATGCAGTTGCTGAAGTGATGGTTGATAAGGTGAAAGACCTTTTGTTTAAGTtgcataatttttacaattgtaTTCATTCACCAAATGTGCAAGATCAAAGTGGGAGTGAGAGGACAGAATTGGAAACTGATGCTAGTGATCCATATGTTATGGTTCACTCGCGATATGAGCGTTTTTTCCAAGTTGAGCAATCTGTAGGTTGTAGTAATGAGCTTGAGAG GTACCAAGTGTTGTTTAAAGTAGTTAAGGATGTGCTGGCTGTGCCAGTTTCCACTGTTGCATCTGAGTCAGCATTTAGCACTGGAGGTCAAATTGTTGATCCATTTCGAAGTGCATTATCTCCTCTCATGGTTCAAAACCTTGTatgttcacaaaattggcttcaaGCCACAGTTCCAATTTCTCATCGCCAATCAAGGGATGATGTTGAGGCATTGGAGGAGGAGTTACTTGACTTAG GATATATGGGTGTTGAGCAGTTTACTGCCTAG